One genomic window of Verrucomicrobiales bacterium includes the following:
- a CDS encoding class I SAM-dependent rRNA methyltransferase — protein MDSLPTVLLKPGEADRVLAGHPWIYETSILRITRPAKDGDVVQVKDHRQRFLGTGFFNSLSRIRVRVISNQREEINDKFFIQRIRAALAVRQRHMPKATSFRVVNAESDQLSGLIVDKYEDVLVVQTSSLGMERSKPSILRALRELFKPRSILERNEMASRKFEGLEDANGVLFGDPVEEIQIRLNGLPFNINLKTGHKTGLYLDQQANYQAVSALARGGRVLDCFSFLGGFAIHAAKAGAKQTVGIDQSEDAVKAAAGNATANGVADRCSFEAANVFDWLKAKTAHSAEAPLVPDWDLIVLDPPSFTRNRASVPDALRGYKEIHLRAMKLLKPGGTLATFCCSHHVDATLFQDVILAAAYDAHKVLRRVATYSQSPDHPIVPSIPETEYLKGFAFEMLS, from the coding sequence ATGGATTCTTTGCCGACAGTGTTGTTGAAACCCGGGGAAGCGGACCGCGTGCTCGCAGGTCATCCCTGGATCTATGAAACGTCGATCCTCCGGATCACTCGTCCCGCGAAGGATGGCGACGTTGTTCAGGTAAAGGATCATCGCCAGCGCTTCCTGGGCACCGGTTTCTTCAATTCCCTTTCCCGGATCCGGGTGCGGGTGATCTCCAACCAGCGTGAAGAGATTAACGACAAGTTCTTCATCCAGCGCATCCGGGCGGCCTTGGCCGTTCGCCAAAGGCATATGCCGAAGGCGACCTCCTTCCGGGTGGTCAACGCGGAGAGCGATCAGCTGAGCGGGCTCATCGTGGACAAGTATGAGGACGTGCTGGTGGTCCAAACCTCCTCCCTCGGGATGGAGCGAAGCAAGCCATCCATCCTTCGCGCGTTGCGTGAGCTGTTCAAACCGCGCTCTATTCTGGAACGGAATGAGATGGCTTCGCGAAAGTTCGAAGGTCTCGAGGATGCGAATGGGGTTTTATTCGGCGATCCTGTGGAGGAGATCCAGATTCGTCTGAACGGCTTGCCGTTTAACATCAATCTGAAGACTGGGCACAAGACGGGCTTGTATCTGGATCAACAAGCCAACTATCAGGCGGTTTCGGCCTTGGCTCGCGGCGGACGCGTGCTCGACTGCTTCAGCTTCCTGGGCGGATTCGCGATTCATGCCGCCAAAGCCGGAGCCAAACAAACGGTTGGCATCGACCAAAGCGAAGATGCCGTCAAAGCCGCGGCTGGAAACGCTACCGCGAATGGCGTGGCTGACCGCTGCAGCTTCGAGGCCGCCAATGTCTTCGATTGGCTCAAAGCCAAGACGGCTCACTCGGCGGAAGCCCCGCTGGTGCCCGACTGGGATCTGATCGTTCTGGATCCCCCGAGCTTCACCCGCAATCGCGCCTCGGTTCCCGATGCGCTGCGGGGGTATAAGGAAATTCACCTTCGGGCCATGAAACTGCTCAAGCCCGGCGGGACCCTGGCCACTTTCTGCTGCTCGCATCACGTCGACGCTACCCTGTTTCAGGACGTCATTCTGGCCGCGGCCTATGACGCTCACAAAGTGTTGCGACGGGTCGCCACTTACTCCCAATCGCCGGACCATCCGATTGTTCCTTCGATCCCGGAGACTGAGTACCTTAAGGGATTCGCCTTCGAGATGCTGAGCTGA
- a CDS encoding DUF1080 domain-containing protein — MRHITQFFGALSCGLLLAGAELRADHHEEGFQDLFNGKDLSGWAGHPSLWSVQDGVIRGQTKPEDPIKHNTFLVWKNGTVDDFELRFSYKIVTNGEKGSANSGCQYRSKVADHDKFIVGGYQADFEAGTTYSGILYEERGRGILAQRGQVTLVKADPKDPKKTKVEVIGSVGKTEEIQAGIKANDWNDYIIIAKGNRLMHIINGRVSADVTDEQATHAAKSGVLAFQLHAGPAMTVELKNVRLRPLH, encoded by the coding sequence ATGCGACATATAACCCAGTTTTTCGGCGCACTCAGCTGCGGTCTTCTCCTCGCGGGTGCGGAATTGCGTGCGGACCATCATGAAGAGGGTTTTCAGGACCTTTTTAACGGCAAGGACTTGTCCGGATGGGCCGGCCATCCCAGCCTCTGGTCGGTTCAGGATGGCGTCATCCGCGGCCAGACCAAGCCGGAAGATCCCATCAAGCATAACACCTTTCTGGTTTGGAAGAATGGCACGGTGGACGATTTTGAACTGCGCTTCTCCTACAAGATTGTGACCAATGGCGAGAAGGGGTCGGCGAATTCCGGCTGCCAGTACCGCAGCAAGGTCGCGGATCACGACAAGTTCATCGTCGGGGGCTATCAGGCAGATTTTGAGGCGGGCACCACCTACTCGGGAATTCTCTACGAAGAACGCGGTCGTGGCATCCTGGCCCAGCGCGGACAGGTGACTTTGGTCAAAGCGGATCCGAAGGATCCCAAGAAGACCAAGGTGGAGGTGATCGGCTCGGTCGGAAAGACTGAGGAGATCCAGGCTGGGATCAAAGCCAACGATTGGAATGACTACATTATCATCGCCAAGGGAAACCGCCTGATGCACATCATCAATGGTCGCGTCTCGGCGGATGTGACGGATGAGCAAGCCACTCATGCCGCCAAGTCCGGCGTTCTCGCCTTCCAGTTGCACGCGGGCCCGGCCATGACGGTCGAGTTGAAAAACGTGCGTCTCCGTCCGCTCCACTGA
- a CDS encoding chitobiase/beta-hexosaminidase C-terminal domain-containing protein: MNRKSVSQHSTLSLAALGALILGGCLAVCGGRLQAQTGFVLDTGRELSLTADFNGDGIEDAALVDQESGGVFVAIGLADGSLQWGTQQSAGMSPVLSVAAGRWAQLGRDSLGLGGPLANRIHWVAAPADPVWDEMRTIDVSWEAAHAVAAMDVGGPGNTAFDDFLILSRPGPGLNSAWTAMRNPAGAPTLPVFNQPFPGTLGQLNRIAITPDNKRYLAAVFALGSQTELRAWDLSGGAAAMVTRLTNLPPATRYISGPFGPANEVMAIGYGLGSMVMRAGRLDLPVPEVRTVILPATLTASVGSIAGLRTIPGPGRPDILAFGTLPGTALVLRFNGVDTMSIAQTLQIPEGDLITGMLTRSDGGFQVFTGTEGRSSQFHRYRRSGSQYQFVGSGVMPKLNQAMLGGNVFQFDREPFVNPNPGLLRTHRVPDWTSQFGLGGMPVEVQVLRERFGTSAQGLDNPAVFPVGPAHPDADFGLVNQYHEALSLFTFSQTLGDAVSDVTIHPPSGTYRSGVQVRFTTGQPGHQVYYRLSQAAPWQLYSGAPLHLFSATTIHYYAKPALGNAKSAIQEASYEFLIPEGRVDSDADGVPDFVEQHLNLDPAAGGDSDQDTFSDIEEIIAGTDPANAGSIPAQRPASQSDAGMRFRLTPLPFHPVSGSVTQAAVGVSVRLVGLNGNQVGLGEVGVSLIQPGGTAVLGDVRPDDGLPFLVMATDPHFPLRGETEDPIHGRELIGLMRIPPPAQPVVNYAYGASGGGLAAEAQAWIAAMKAAVKAAEPQPIERSFGARDALVARLFERGISLALVSRGLSEAGNLTLFPFRIAEAGRWVPPLQTWRGGARFNETTNPPAPFGVEEMMAFHDLLAARVLSPPTPELQALVTLCEQIHLLSAQSHNADPTRYPLPFDALRSWIWSGVLPGGYATDVPGLPSLLEPAEAGVAQALALLPSRQRINWILRVRDDSFTGPCATLDTTDGTSGPVHLFDSSGEAFLFPDGFVLLPGTRVRVEGYPTTASGPCAGTKVEVLQASLVSLPESVGGDANQNGVPDDWELLFLGGLIMDPFQDSDQDQVSDLEEFLGGSDPQDPGAVPAISVPDVTPPEIEIVVTPEGGVEVEWQGKGTLPPQLANLKYVVLSGGDLESIATPVAQHSASEGGRVVLRLPEAAAGTATFYRLSLCWGDCSGRD, encoded by the coding sequence ATGAACCGGAAAAGTGTGAGTCAGCATTCAACCCTGTCGCTGGCGGCTCTGGGCGCTCTGATCCTCGGCGGCTGCCTGGCCGTGTGTGGTGGACGGCTTCAAGCCCAGACAGGGTTTGTCCTCGACACCGGTCGCGAGCTGTCGCTCACGGCTGACTTCAATGGCGACGGTATTGAAGACGCCGCTTTGGTGGATCAGGAGTCCGGCGGCGTGTTTGTTGCCATCGGGCTGGCGGACGGCTCTCTTCAGTGGGGTACGCAGCAATCCGCTGGCATGTCCCCGGTCTTGTCCGTTGCGGCCGGCCGATGGGCACAGCTCGGGCGTGATTCCCTGGGTTTAGGCGGGCCCTTGGCAAACCGGATTCATTGGGTGGCGGCGCCCGCTGATCCGGTCTGGGATGAAATGCGCACGATCGATGTCTCGTGGGAAGCCGCGCATGCGGTCGCGGCCATGGATGTGGGCGGTCCGGGAAACACGGCGTTCGACGACTTCCTGATCCTCAGTCGGCCCGGACCGGGCTTGAACTCGGCCTGGACCGCCATGAGGAATCCCGCCGGGGCGCCGACCCTCCCGGTGTTCAACCAGCCGTTTCCGGGGACGCTCGGGCAACTCAACCGAATCGCCATCACTCCGGATAACAAGCGCTATCTCGCCGCTGTTTTCGCCCTCGGATCCCAGACGGAGCTTCGAGCTTGGGATCTCAGTGGTGGAGCGGCGGCGATGGTGACCCGGTTGACGAATCTGCCCCCAGCCACGCGGTATATCAGCGGGCCCTTCGGCCCCGCCAACGAGGTCATGGCCATCGGGTACGGCCTGGGGTCGATGGTCATGCGGGCCGGGCGATTGGATTTACCTGTGCCCGAGGTGCGCACTGTCATTCTGCCTGCTACCCTGACGGCTTCGGTCGGTTCGATCGCCGGCCTGCGAACCATCCCCGGTCCGGGCCGGCCCGACATTCTCGCGTTCGGAACGCTTCCGGGCACGGCGCTGGTGCTGCGGTTCAACGGCGTGGACACCATGAGTATCGCCCAAACCTTGCAGATTCCGGAGGGCGATTTGATCACCGGCATGCTGACGCGTTCGGATGGTGGATTTCAGGTGTTCACCGGTACCGAGGGAAGATCGAGCCAGTTCCATCGCTATCGTCGATCCGGCAGCCAGTACCAATTTGTGGGATCGGGTGTCATGCCCAAACTGAATCAGGCGATGTTGGGCGGGAACGTGTTCCAGTTCGATCGCGAACCGTTCGTGAATCCAAACCCCGGACTGTTGCGCACGCATCGTGTTCCGGACTGGACCAGCCAGTTCGGGCTGGGCGGAATGCCGGTGGAAGTGCAGGTGCTGCGCGAAAGGTTCGGGACATCCGCGCAGGGACTAGATAACCCCGCGGTCTTCCCGGTGGGGCCGGCCCATCCGGATGCAGATTTCGGGCTCGTGAATCAATACCATGAGGCCCTTTCCCTCTTCACCTTTTCACAGACCCTGGGTGATGCGGTGTCGGACGTGACGATACATCCGCCTTCCGGGACCTATCGCAGCGGCGTTCAGGTTCGATTCACGACCGGGCAGCCTGGACATCAGGTGTACTACCGGCTGAGTCAGGCTGCCCCCTGGCAGCTCTATTCGGGCGCTCCACTACACCTGTTCAGTGCGACGACGATTCACTATTACGCCAAACCCGCTCTGGGCAACGCGAAGTCCGCCATTCAAGAAGCAAGTTACGAATTCCTGATTCCGGAAGGCCGGGTGGATTCCGATGCCGATGGAGTGCCGGATTTCGTGGAGCAGCATCTGAATCTGGACCCCGCCGCAGGGGGAGACTCGGATCAGGATACGTTCAGCGACATCGAGGAGATCATCGCGGGAACGGACCCAGCCAATGCCGGATCGATACCCGCGCAACGGCCGGCGTCGCAGTCGGACGCGGGGATGCGGTTCCGGCTGACACCACTGCCGTTTCACCCGGTGAGCGGTTCCGTTACCCAGGCGGCGGTCGGTGTCTCTGTGCGTTTGGTGGGGCTGAACGGGAATCAGGTGGGTTTGGGGGAGGTTGGTGTCAGCTTGATCCAGCCAGGGGGGACGGCGGTGCTGGGGGACGTACGTCCCGACGACGGGCTGCCTTTCCTGGTGATGGCCACGGATCCCCACTTTCCCCTGCGTGGCGAGACGGAGGATCCCATCCACGGCCGCGAGTTGATCGGACTGATGCGAATTCCTCCCCCGGCACAACCTGTGGTGAACTATGCGTACGGTGCCAGCGGAGGCGGATTGGCCGCAGAGGCCCAGGCCTGGATCGCTGCCATGAAAGCCGCAGTGAAGGCAGCGGAGCCCCAGCCGATCGAAAGATCCTTCGGTGCCCGGGATGCACTGGTCGCCCGGCTGTTCGAACGCGGAATATCCCTCGCTCTCGTCTCTCGGGGCCTCAGTGAAGCGGGCAACCTGACACTCTTTCCGTTCCGGATTGCGGAGGCCGGGCGATGGGTTCCTCCCCTGCAAACCTGGAGGGGTGGGGCACGATTCAACGAAACTACCAATCCTCCCGCGCCTTTCGGCGTGGAGGAAATGATGGCGTTCCACGATCTCCTGGCCGCACGGGTGTTGTCGCCGCCCACTCCCGAGTTGCAAGCGCTGGTCACCTTGTGCGAGCAGATCCATCTCCTCAGCGCCCAATCCCACAACGCCGATCCGACGCGATACCCGCTGCCCTTCGACGCGCTCCGCAGCTGGATCTGGTCGGGTGTGCTTCCGGGGGGATATGCGACCGATGTGCCCGGGTTGCCCAGCCTGCTCGAGCCCGCAGAGGCGGGAGTGGCTCAGGCACTGGCGCTGCTCCCATCGAGGCAGCGGATAAATTGGATCCTCCGGGTGCGCGATGACTCCTTCACTGGACCGTGCGCCACGCTGGACACCACCGACGGCACCTCCGGGCCGGTGCATCTGTTCGATTCAAGCGGGGAGGCGTTTTTGTTCCCGGATGGATTTGTCCTCCTTCCCGGCACCCGCGTGCGGGTGGAGGGCTATCCCACCACCGCCAGCGGCCCGTGCGCGGGCACCAAGGTGGAGGTGCTGCAGGCATCACTGGTGTCGCTGCCTGAGTCGGTGGGAGGCGATGCCAACCAAAACGGGGTGCCGGATGACTGGGAACTTCTGTTCCTGGGCGGGCTGATCATGGATCCCTTTCAGGATTCCGATCAGGATCAGGTTTCCGATCTGGAGGAGTTCCTGGGAGGATCGGATCCCCAGGACCCCGGTGCCGTGCCTGCGATTTCGGTTCCCGACGTGACGCCGCCGGAGATCGAGATCGTGGTGACACCCGAGGGTGGGGTGGAGGTGGAGTGGCAAGGCAAGGGGACATTGCCGCCCCAGCTGGCGAACCTGAAGTACGTGGTGCTGAGCGGAGGAGACTTGGAATCCATTGCAACACCAGTGGCTCAGCACTCGGCGAGCGAGGGTGGGCGGGTGGTCTTGCGCTTGCCCGAGGCGGCAGCCGGCACTGCGACGTTCTATCGTCTCAGTCTCTGCTGGGGAGATTGTTCCGGGCGGGATTGA
- the ald gene encoding alanine dehydrogenase — MIIGIPKEIKDHEYRVAMLPSAAYLLIRRGHQVIVQAGAGIGAGYPDEDYRQAGASVVESAQKVFETADLIVKVKEPQASELPMLRRGQLLFTYLHLAASKPLTEALMQSGVTAIAYETIEVNRRLPLLEPMSEIAGRMSVLVGGYYLAKHNGGSGVLLGGVPGVLPGKVVVLGGGVSGINAARMATGLGADVTILEVDVERMRFLDITLHTAHTLYSSEAHLLELLPAVDLLIGAVLVPGAKAPKLISREMLRRMRPGSVFVDIAIDQGGCAVTSRPTTHHNPTYVEEGVMHYCVANMPGAYARTATQALTNVTHRFVELLADHGLTEACQRQPALKGGINVMNGQVTHKAVAEAHGLSCSAV; from the coding sequence ATGATCATCGGGATTCCCAAGGAGATCAAGGATCACGAGTATCGGGTGGCCATGCTGCCATCGGCCGCCTACTTGCTGATCCGTCGTGGACACCAGGTCATCGTTCAGGCCGGCGCCGGCATCGGTGCCGGTTACCCGGACGAGGACTATCGCCAGGCCGGCGCCTCCGTGGTCGAGTCGGCTCAGAAGGTCTTTGAGACGGCCGACTTGATCGTAAAGGTCAAGGAGCCCCAAGCGAGCGAGCTGCCGATGCTCCGTCGGGGGCAACTGCTTTTCACCTATCTGCATTTGGCCGCCAGTAAGCCGCTCACCGAAGCCCTGATGCAGTCCGGAGTCACGGCCATCGCCTACGAGACGATTGAGGTGAATCGACGTTTGCCCCTGTTGGAACCGATGAGTGAGATCGCAGGGCGCATGTCGGTTTTGGTCGGCGGTTACTACTTGGCCAAGCACAACGGCGGGAGCGGGGTGCTGCTGGGTGGGGTCCCGGGAGTGCTTCCCGGGAAGGTGGTGGTGTTAGGTGGCGGAGTCTCTGGGATCAACGCGGCTCGCATGGCCACAGGATTGGGGGCGGACGTCACGATCCTGGAGGTCGATGTCGAGAGAATGAGGTTTCTGGACATCACTCTCCATACCGCGCACACTCTGTATTCGAGCGAGGCTCATTTGCTGGAGTTGCTTCCGGCGGTGGATCTGCTGATCGGAGCCGTGTTGGTTCCTGGCGCCAAGGCGCCTAAGCTGATTTCCCGCGAGATGCTGCGACGGATGCGGCCGGGCAGTGTCTTTGTGGACATTGCCATCGACCAGGGTGGATGTGCCGTGACATCGCGGCCAACCACGCATCACAACCCGACTTATGTTGAGGAAGGGGTCATGCACTATTGTGTGGCAAACATGCCCGGGGCTTATGCCCGGACTGCCACGCAGGCGCTGACCAATGTGACCCATCGTTTTGTGGAGCTCCTGGCCGACCACGGATTGACCGAAGCCTGCCAGCGCCAACCGGCGTTGAAGGGTGGGATCAACGTGATGAATGGGCAGGTGACCCACAAAGCGGTGGCGGAAGCCCACGGGCTTTCTTGTTCTGCGGTTTAA
- a CDS encoding ThuA domain-containing protein, translating into MSRLTLVGGVSVLLLLGVIGSVAADRNLVLIAGKPSHGPLDHEFRAGSLLLQKCLAKVPGLHVEVHTNGWVNDPAVLDRADAVMIYADGGGGHPAIQGNHPELLKKLVQRGAGLAFAHYGVEVPATNGGALFHEWIGGYYEHLYSVNPMWKPEYTSFPHHSITRGVKAFAVTDEWYFNMRWRPDMKGVTPILVAKPSDKVRGGPYVYPPGPYEHIKAASGRDEVMMWAMQRADGGRGFGFTGGHRHLNWGDDNYRRVVLNALLWISRVEVPEGGVESSVTEDDLMQNLDPKTPRKPPVAPAKAAAK; encoded by the coding sequence ATGTCACGTCTGACTCTCGTGGGCGGAGTTTCCGTCCTGCTCCTCCTGGGGGTGATCGGTTCCGTCGCAGCCGATCGCAACCTGGTGCTGATTGCCGGCAAACCCAGCCATGGACCCTTGGATCACGAGTTCCGGGCGGGCTCGCTGCTGCTGCAGAAGTGCCTGGCCAAGGTTCCAGGATTGCATGTGGAAGTTCATACCAACGGATGGGTGAACGATCCGGCCGTGTTGGACCGGGCCGATGCTGTGATGATCTATGCGGATGGAGGCGGTGGACATCCTGCCATCCAGGGCAATCATCCGGAGCTGCTCAAAAAGCTCGTTCAACGAGGGGCAGGGCTGGCGTTTGCTCATTATGGGGTGGAGGTTCCGGCCACAAACGGCGGAGCCTTGTTTCACGAGTGGATCGGTGGCTACTACGAACACCTCTATTCGGTGAACCCGATGTGGAAGCCTGAATACACCTCCTTTCCCCATCATTCCATTACCCGCGGGGTGAAGGCGTTTGCCGTCACGGATGAATGGTATTTCAACATGCGCTGGCGGCCGGACATGAAGGGCGTGACTCCGATCTTGGTGGCCAAGCCTTCCGACAAAGTCCGCGGCGGCCCGTATGTTTATCCTCCCGGGCCGTACGAGCATATCAAGGCGGCATCCGGTCGGGACGAAGTCATGATGTGGGCCATGCAGCGAGCCGATGGCGGCCGAGGATTCGGATTTACCGGCGGCCACCGACATCTGAACTGGGGCGATGACAATTATCGTCGGGTGGTTCTGAACGCGCTGCTGTGGATCAGCCGGGTGGAAGTTCCTGAAGGCGGAGTGGAATCGTCCGTGACCGAGGACGATCTGATGCAGAATCTCGATCCCAAGACGCCCCGGAAGCCTCCGGTGGCTCCCGCGAAGGCGGCGGCGAAGTAA